A window of Lentibacillus sp. Marseille-P4043 contains these coding sequences:
- a CDS encoding proline racemase family protein → MNVEKMFTTIDTHVAGEAFRIIVHSAITLHEKNLELNQALVEEKYRHEKELLLNEPRGHRGMNGCIVIPSNTADFACVFVNHDHDVQFKYAGLVASVTALLETGNLAKKENNVYDIDTVNGIHSVYASFENQEVCTTRIKSGACQLAETTDDYRLVEIDQSRSYLIYDLPETIAGIRVEDLASIKKWGMETAEQMRSKCILFDGIVITEPHNEKRNEVRSVTFEKDGSILRSPGIDSTFAILTVLSNGTKPLTELTNYSIFDSKLTATFITETNNRFSVETQGFVTGIHQFIYDQEDPLQNGFLLQ, encoded by the coding sequence ATGAATGTTGAAAAAATGTTTACCACAATTGATACGCATGTTGCAGGTGAGGCATTTCGAATTATCGTGCATTCAGCGATCACACTACACGAGAAAAATTTGGAATTAAACCAAGCTCTTGTTGAAGAAAAATATAGACATGAAAAAGAATTGTTGTTGAATGAACCTCGGGGACACCGTGGTATGAATGGTTGTATTGTCATTCCTTCTAACACGGCTGATTTTGCATGTGTTTTTGTGAATCATGATCATGATGTGCAATTCAAGTACGCCGGATTGGTTGCATCGGTGACAGCCTTATTGGAAACAGGTAACTTGGCGAAAAAAGAAAATAACGTTTATGACATTGATACAGTCAATGGCATTCATTCAGTCTACGCGAGTTTTGAGAATCAAGAGGTTTGTACTACCCGAATTAAAAGTGGTGCATGTCAGCTAGCTGAGACTACCGATGATTACCGATTAGTAGAAATCGATCAATCACGTAGTTACCTGATTTACGATCTACCTGAAACGATAGCAGGAATTAGGGTGGAGGATTTAGCTTCTATTAAAAAGTGGGGGATGGAAACTGCGGAACAAATGAGAAGTAAGTGCATTCTATTTGACGGTATTGTCATAACGGAACCTCATAATGAAAAAAGAAATGAGGTACGATCTGTCACGTTTGAAAAGGATGGAAGTATTTTACGGTCACCAGGCATAGACAGTACGTTTGCTATTTTAACCGTATTGTCGAACGGGACTAAACCGTTAACAGAGCTTACCAATTACAGTATTTTTGACAGTAAGTTGACAGCAACATTCATAACTGAAACGAATAACCGATTTTCTGTTGAAACACAAGGTTTTGTAACTGGCATACATCAATTTATTTATGACCAAGAAGACCCACTACAAAATGGGTTTTTATTGCAATAA
- a CDS encoding proline racemase family protein has protein sequence MKFQRLFTTIDTHTGGNPTRTVLSGLPELKGDTMSEKMLYMKEHYDWIRKFLMNEPRGHDVMSGALMVNPCHPEADVGVIYIETGGYLPMCGHDTIGFCTALVEAGLIEVKEPYTMINLDTPAGLVKVKVKVEDGIAKEVTFLNVPSFLLKRVEIDVEGIGHVECDVAYGGNFYGIIDARKLGLGLTTDNASTIIDQAITIRNAINAKEEIVHPEHPFINGLTHIEFYTDPVHPEADLKNTVVVPPGGIDRSPCGTGTSAKLATMYSKNEIGKDELFVYESIVGTLFKAKILVLTAIKDHEAVIPEVTGSAWVMGMHRFFYNEKDPLKEGYLLIPPMEGH, from the coding sequence ATGAAGTTTCAACGACTGTTTACCACGATCGACACACATACTGGCGGAAATCCGACAAGGACGGTTTTGAGCGGTTTACCAGAGTTGAAGGGTGACACGATGTCGGAAAAGATGCTGTATATGAAAGAGCACTATGATTGGATTCGTAAATTTTTGATGAATGAACCACGCGGCCATGATGTAATGTCAGGTGCCTTGATGGTCAATCCATGTCATCCAGAAGCAGATGTTGGTGTTATTTATATTGAGACCGGTGGTTATTTACCGATGTGTGGCCACGATACGATTGGTTTCTGTACGGCGCTTGTTGAAGCAGGGCTAATTGAGGTGAAAGAACCATATACGATGATCAATTTGGATACACCGGCTGGTTTGGTAAAAGTAAAAGTCAAAGTAGAAGATGGAATAGCGAAAGAAGTAACGTTTCTAAATGTGCCTTCCTTTTTGTTAAAACGGGTTGAAATTGATGTAGAAGGTATTGGCCATGTCGAATGTGATGTTGCATATGGCGGTAATTTTTATGGAATTATCGATGCACGTAAATTAGGGTTGGGTTTAACGACAGACAATGCTTCAACGATTATTGATCAAGCAATTACAATCCGGAATGCCATCAATGCAAAAGAAGAGATCGTCCATCCGGAACATCCCTTTATTAACGGTTTAACACATATTGAGTTTTATACGGATCCGGTCCATCCAGAGGCAGATCTCAAAAATACTGTTGTTGTTCCGCCTGGTGGAATTGATCGTTCTCCATGTGGTACGGGAACTTCTGCAAAATTGGCAACCATGTACAGCAAAAATGAAATCGGTAAAGATGAGCTATTCGTCTATGAAAGCATCGTTGGTACGCTTTTTAAAGCAAAAATTCTAGTATTAACAGCTATCAAGGATCATGAAGCAGTTATCCCGGAAGTGACAGGTTCCGCCTGGGTGATGGGGATGCATCGCTTCTTCTATAACGAAAAAGATCCATTAAAAGAAGGCTATTTACTTATTCCGCCGATGGAAGGCCATTAG